Part of the Spinacia oleracea cultivar Varoflay chromosome 5, BTI_SOV_V1, whole genome shotgun sequence genome, aattgttacgttaaaataaaactcctacatATATTAActgttatattttatatattagattaaattgatttttttatttaccactacaaaaaattgtactattaacgacggaaaatcccgtcgctaattgatttttttttattttggattgaatttcattttagatttttttttataattattatagtgtttgattttggatgaaattgtatataagaaatattaataattatttaataaaaatatttacgtggtacctaattatttatctacgtggcattcgactttttaattcaaaaataattttgaagtcttatttttcattggctgaaaccattagatttcctacgtggcgctctaatattggattaatatttgattttgaattgaattttattttagattagtgtttgattttggatgaattttattttagatttattttttaattattagagcgtttgattttggatggaattgtatatattagtaattaattaattaatttaaatatctacgtagcacctaattaattatctacgtggcactcgatttttttaattcaaaaataaattagaaattttatttttcattggccgaaaccattagtaatcctaggtggcgctttaatagttcagcaaatatgcctcctttatatatgcatattagattgtacacccattataaataagaatttgtgttttgaCCGTTGTAAGTTTAATTTATTCAAAGCAGTGGTGAAACTTATTTTGTAAAGCGGTTAATAATTGTTGTAGTCGAGAATGAACCGACTAAATTCAATGGGGGAATTAGCAATGGTTTCGCTAAACCAAATTAGGTTGAGATGAGAAGCTGGGGCAGGTATAACTATAAGCAACGATTCGTTAGTCGAAATTGGGGTAAGCAATTACGCATGAGTCGTGGTGGGGGAATTTAAACGGAGATAAATGCAAGAATTTTAACTCAAAGTATCTTTTCTTTTGGAAACAATGAGCAATTACAAAATGATAGTCATCGAGGGTTATTAATGATTAATACTTTATACTTTTTCcgttccgaaaatatcgcaccatggttgatttTTACTGCTCTaatcattactttgactcttaatctCTCAAATTGTGTGCATGTAAAAATCATACTccgtaaaatattaatatttagaaaatatatatcgatacgaatttAACATGACCAAACTAAAATTCCCTTATGTATggatcacaaaaaatggccaaagtcattgtgtgaatagtgtaaaaaataaatgatgcgatatttccggaacggaggaagtatttgacTTTCAACTAAGGGTGCGTTTTATCGGTCATAtgtttttacttatttattcCGAACTTATCTTCTATGAATTTAATCGAACTTatcaaaattattttaattttaaattatagtcaactttgttttttttatcaaaaattaTTCTCAACTTTTCTTATCttaattgtttttcttaaaTTAAGTGGGAAAATAAGTGTCATGAATTTATGATGAATAGAAAaggcacaaattcttatttacaagtggtgtacaataaatattgtacaccgaagtaaaagttaactcaaaacgtttaaaagttaagcttatatatataaaagttatctattttgttagtgataattttttttattttaataaaacttatttcttcaaaatcactaataatgtataaaaataattatttaaccctttaaaatgtttatctatcaattttttttactaatattaaagttaatcaaaattaggttaaagttacaaaaaaatgggtaaaagttatcttggtgtacaataaaattattgtacaccttgtacgcgcaagaccttttgtagaAATGGAGGATGTTGAGGGGTTTTTTTTATCCCCAACAAGAGTAATGAATTGTTTCAGTAATTTTCCTTTTATGTTTAGGATAGACTATATCTATCTCATGATAAACATCAACtgaatattatttttttgccgTATTTAGTTAGCTAGACTCACAATTTATGTAAAAGGGTGTAGGGAATCCATATGTTAGCCTAACATAACTAGTGTAACTAAGTAACAAGACCGTCTTGAACATTTCGGAGGCCATGTTCTAATCTTCTCCAAATCTAAAAATAGAGCccctaataataaaaaaaaagtgcgATAATCAAAATACGTATTAGTTACTCTACGAGCGTTACAATtttattctacaaaatgaaaccaaaaaataaacaaacaatgTATAAACAGGTTGAACCTTTCTATCTTAAAGTTCATATTATTCAACAATCAATATGACAACATCCCATTGTGCTTGAGGAATTTTACACTGAGCAAAAACTCGAAGAAAAGAAAATCCCATACTTATCAAAATGGAATTTGAGCAAAACAAAATTTGAGCAAAACAGAATTCAATCAAATAATGGGTTGaaacaatagcatacaaattaACCGGCCACTTGATTGAGATAAACAAAAAATCTAATCATCAACTCATCAAGCCTTTAAATTTTGCTAAAACCCCAAACCTCCAATCCAaaatttaacaataaaacttgaAAAAGAATAACCACCAATACAACAATACATAGAGATTCAATCTATAAGAAATTTCATCAAttgataattaattgataagCACGAAGTTACTTTTGCCTCTGTGATTCTTGTTCTTATCTTCAACAATTTATCAATCGAAAATTGAAATTGGCGAATTGCAATataatgagaaataaaatcctcaatctgatttttttttttcttcaaatgaATTTGATGGTTTGTTTGAGAATGAtagaaatatttaaaatttaaggGTATTTAATGGAAAGTTTTTTAGAATAGGAAAGGATTGAAAATAAGATTATTGggaatctatacctagtcttttaaaaggaacaccatagattattagaagccatgtggcatctcattactagaagccatgtggcatctcttttttcatccatcattttgttttgttttttttttcaatttttctttattgtttctatgatttacaacttctaatgcctcttccactacattttccttattcaacataaaattatgattagtctaatatactcattagtctcttccactccacccctttaacatccaatatttattcaacatataatttttatattttttcaaccttcaaattacacctctatttaattcatatattaccaaaagtcagaagtactcactaattaaaacttcaaaaaacatctgaacaaccactatacaaccgcccgttctatgaacgggctcaaaagctagttggGATAATATTGGAACCAAAGAGTAATTTAGAGGAGATGAATGGAATGGAGCATTCAATTTTTTCGAGAAAGAAAAGCGTCATTTGGGGAACTGAATCAGCAGCaacattcaattttttttttttaatatgtgtATTGGGCTTTAAAAAAATGGACCCTTTATTTTTTGGTGGTCCTGTGTTGTTGACCAAGATGCACAGGACCACCACCGGGCCTGCTAAGTAAATACTCAATTTTCATCCTAACTTATGATATTTTATATATGGAATGTAATGGTAAACGATGGTGAAACTAATGGCCTAGAAAAATCCgagagataaaaaaaaaaggttggaaatcaataaaatttcaaacCCTATTTCAAATCCAAGACACACTTAGACTTATTGAATTTTGGAAGGATCTGAATAATTTCCAGACCTAGTGGATTTGGGCTTCGATCCACATGAAAATTAATATTGGTCGCGATGTGGGTCTCACACTCTCACTAGACCCACCCCATGGTCCCGGCCATGCAAATCCCGACCCGCACAACCTTTTTCCAAGCTTTACTTTCAGCATATATTCTCTATGTACATGCTGCAATTTATCTTCGGTAACAACATATATTTCGTACTTCAAGAGTGGGGGAAATGGTAAGAGAAACCCTTTCCTCAAAGCGCCCATAGTAGATTGAACGATTGAACCCAAACCTTGTGGTTATAAGCTGAAATCCTTTCCTCTGGCCAAGACATTGCCTGAAATATTTCGTACTTTAATGTGTAATAGGTTTAAAATTTGCAAATTAAAAACCGAAATTGATAATGAACGGGATTGATCCTTATTCTCTCAAAATCATAATCATATTATTTCACTAGTACAATCGTTTTTTGTTCATAAAATGAACCATACCACTTATTTCAATAGAAATAAAGTAGATGCAACAACAATTAAGTTTGTTCAATACTTGCGCCTACAAAGTGTAAGACCATCACCAACTGAAAGAAGGGTGGACTCAATTCGAGGGTCATTCGCAAGGAAGCCATTCAAGTGCCTGATTTCCTCATATCCAATTTGTTTAATAAGTTTCATCGCAGGGTCATTCTTAAATATCTCATCATTTGGATCAAACGCAACGGAACCGAACCAaagagtgttgtcataggctaTCACTCCTCCTACCTTAACCAATTTCAGCAATGGCTCGTGGTACTTGATGTAGTTTTCCTTGTCAGCATCAACAAATGCGAAATCAAATATCCCTTCCTTACCctgcattattattatttaatactaCTTACAAATTATATTAACATTAactacaaataaaaaaaaaaattatttaatcagatttaattacaacagataaaaaattaaaaacaaaaaacaagtcAAATACTTAATCACAGACAAATATACTCTTTATTAATTACATAATTTAATTTTGTCTATTTTATTATGCCACGTTTTTATATtgtcaaaagaaaacaaatttaatttaattttttaaataaaattcaactaaACAAATATAATccgtaataaaaataaaaataaaaatacactACCCCAATAattttgtgtttactttttctttGCGAATAATTTTTTCTACACAAACATaacttttcttttttatatatttttgtaatatttttttctacacaaacaaaaatgaacataACCTGGTTGTTTTGGAATTAAGTGAACTAGACTGGAAGTTTAAAAGAACAGGGCTCACATTGGTAATCATGTCATTCAAAAATGGCATGGCTGGTCCTTGAACAAAGTCGATTTTATGCTCAACTCCGGCCTTTTTAATGTATGGAAGCCCAACTTCATAAGCCTCTCTATCTGGATCAAATGCTATAACCTACGTACATTCACCATGAAATTAATCAGCAAGTTCAAATATGTCTtaacgttttttttttggttctactacgaggaggtAATCTCCTgtggagtttgcatgggtacctcgatgggcaacaTCCCTagctcccagttgagattttttccattcctaaggctcgaacccgagaccttggttaaggagcaagaggcccttaaccactcatgccaacctcaatttaTAAATATGTCTAACGTTGAGATTTGAACATTTGATGTCGAAAAACGTAACCTAGCTTTGTTGGAGTAAGCTTGAAGTAACTTGGAGGTCTAAGACAAGTATATTTAGGAGTCATCTAAATATGCTTAGGAGTTCTATTATGCTTAGGAGTGTTCTAATAAACATATCTAGTATTTAGGAGATTATCTAAATATATAATGTTTCCTAAAAGGATTAGGAAATCTCTCTCTATATAAGAAGATGTCAAGGTGTGACATAACTTACGTGAATTAAGAGATTAAGCAACTTAGAGTTTTGAGTTATTTTCTTTAAGTTAATAAGAGAGTTATTCTTGTTAATCTTGTGTCCACTATATTGATATTCTacatttggtatcagagccgacaATCAAGTCGTCATGGGTGACAACAAAGATGATTCTGGTGAAACCAAAAACAGAGAAGCCGAACCGTCGTCGATCAAGTATCCTATGCTAACAAGCTCAAACTACACTGTCTGGGCCTTACGAATGAAGATTGCTCTCAAGGTGAACAAAGTGTGGGAAACCATAGATCCCGAAAGCAAACACGAAGACAAGAACAACTTGGCAATTGCTCTGTTATTTCAATCCATACCAGAAGCTTTAACCTTGCAAGTCGGAGAGCTCGACACCTCGAAAGCTATTTGGGAAGCAATTAGGGCAAGACATGTTGGTGCCGACAGAGTAAAGGAGGCCCGATTGCAAACCTTAATGGCAGAATTTGATAGACTCGAGATGAAGGAGGAAGATACAATCGACACATTCGTTGGTAGAATCTCTGAAATTTCCTCCAAATCAGCATCTCTTGGAGAAGTCATTGAAGAATCAAAACTTGTGAAGAAGTTTCTGAAAAGTTTACCACGAAAAAGATACATACACATTGTAGCAGCTCTTGAACAAGTTCTTGATTTGAAAACAACCAGCTTTGAAGACATTGTTGGAAGATTAAAAGCTTATGAGGAGAGGATCAACGAAGAGGAGGAGAATCACCATGATGATCAAAACAAACTCATGTATGCAAACATGGACACATCCCAGAACTATCAACAAAGTTACGACAGTAATAGAGGAAGAGGACGAGGAGGTCGTTTTCCATGGAGAGGAAGAGGTCGCGGTCGAGGCCGAGATCCAGAAAGGACGAAGAATGTAACATGTTATCGATGTGACCAACAAGGTCACTATGCATCCGATTATCCCGATAGGCTATTAAAACTTCAAGAAGCAATGGAAGAGAAGGGTGAAGAGACTCATGAGGCCGATAGATTGATGAAACATGAGATGATTTATCTGAATGAAGGAAAAGTGAAGCCCATACTGTTTGAGACACATCTAGACACGAGTAATGTGTGGTATCTAGATAATGGAGCTAGCAACCATATGAGTGGAAATCGGCAGTTCTTCATGGAGATTGATGAAACAATCTCAGGAAAGGTACGATTTGGTGACGACTCACGCGTAGACATTAAAGGAAAGGGATCGATATGCTTTGTACTCAAGTCAGGCGAGAAGAAAATACTGGAGAATGTGTATTTTATTCCTGACTTAAGAAGCAACATCATAAGCCTTGGCCAAGCAACAGAAGCAGGATGTGAGGTGCGAATGAAAGACGAGGTCTTTCGACTACTTGATCGAAGTGGCAAATTACTTATGGAGACTACTAGGTCCAAGAATCGCCTGTACAAAGTAGTGTTAGAGGTTGACAACATCAAGTGCTTACAGATGATAGGAATAAGTGAGTCAAGCAAATGGCATGCAAGATTGGGGCATGTAAATTTGGATACCATAAAACTAATGATTACCAAAGAACTTGTGAGTGGTATACCGAAGATAGCAATCGAGAAGGAAACTTGTGTCTCTTGTCTTCTCGGCAAGCAAACAAGACAAAGCTTTCCTCAAACAACATCGTACAGAGCATCGCAAGTTCTTGAACTCATCCACGGGGATCTCTGCGGACCAATCTCTCCACCC contains:
- the LOC110800103 gene encoding flavonoid 3',5'-methyltransferase-like isoform X1, producing the protein MAIDLKDKMILSSPALREYILETSAYPNEHQQLKEIRDATVDKYKHMSIMNASADEAQFLSLLLKLINAKNTLEIGVFTGYSLLTTALALPDDGKVIAFDPDREAYEVGLPYIKKAGVEHKIDFVQGPAMPFLNDMITNGKEGIFDFAFVDADKENYIKYHEPLLKLVKVGGVIAYDNTLWFGSVAFDPNDEIFKNDPAMKLIKQIGYEEIRHLNGFLANDPRIESTLLSVGDGLTLCRRKY
- the LOC110800103 gene encoding flavonoid 3',5'-methyltransferase-like isoform X2 produces the protein MAIDLKDKMILSSPALREYILETSAYPNEHQQLKEIRDATVDKYKHMSIMNASADEAQFLSLLLKLINAKNTLEIGVFTGYSLLTTALALPDDGKGKEGIFDFAFVDADKENYIKYHEPLLKLVKVGGVIAYDNTLWFGSVAFDPNDEIFKNDPAMKLIKQIGYEEIRHLNGFLANDPRIESTLLSVGDGLTLCRRKY